One genomic region from Sphingomonas paeninsulae encodes:
- a CDS encoding amidohydrolase, with protein sequence MRTLGAAYRFCLNIAAVGALALTLAACAASSGHVKPASSGPGIGKGFSHDPYPSTYKAYPGMPTLVRNVTIYDGEGGRIDGGEVLFADGKIVGIGHDIAAPAGATVIDGTGKWITPGIIDIHSHLGDYPSPSIRALSDGNEATDPVTPEVWAEHSVWPQDPGFGRALTNGGVTTLQILPGSANLFGGRSVVLKNVYARTVQGMKFPGAPYGLKMACGENPKRVYGSRNREPSTRMGNIAVDRITWAKAVEYKRKWDKYEKNGGAIPDRNIAMDTLRGVLAGEILVHNHCYRADEMANVIDMSKEFGYHVTAFHHAVEAYKIPDLLKVNGVCAAVWADWYGFKMESYDGIAENLALLQKAGVCAMIHSDDENGIQRLNQEVAKALAAGRRAGIEISDAVAWEWLSFNPAKSLGIADRTGSLKPGKMADVVLWNGNPLSVYTRPEKVWIDGALLYDATNPKLRPVSDFELGLPGSGDVK encoded by the coding sequence ATGAGAACATTGGGTGCCGCATATCGTTTCTGCCTCAACATCGCTGCCGTCGGCGCCCTTGCGCTAACGCTGGCGGCTTGTGCGGCGTCCTCGGGCCATGTGAAACCCGCATCGTCCGGCCCTGGTATCGGCAAGGGATTTTCGCACGATCCCTACCCCTCCACCTACAAAGCATATCCCGGCATGCCGACGCTGGTGCGTAACGTTACCATATACGATGGCGAAGGCGGCCGTATCGACGGTGGTGAAGTGCTGTTTGCGGATGGTAAGATTGTCGGCATCGGGCACGACATCGCCGCTCCTGCTGGCGCGACTGTTATCGACGGGACCGGTAAATGGATCACCCCCGGCATCATCGACATCCACAGTCATCTCGGTGATTATCCATCGCCCAGTATACGCGCGCTGTCGGACGGCAACGAAGCCACCGACCCCGTCACACCCGAAGTATGGGCCGAACACAGCGTCTGGCCACAAGACCCCGGCTTCGGTCGTGCACTCACCAATGGCGGCGTCACCACACTCCAGATTTTGCCGGGATCGGCAAACCTGTTCGGTGGCCGGTCGGTCGTCCTGAAGAACGTGTACGCCCGCACCGTTCAGGGAATGAAATTCCCCGGCGCACCCTATGGTCTGAAGATGGCGTGCGGCGAAAATCCGAAGCGCGTTTACGGGTCCAGAAACCGGGAACCATCGACGCGGATGGGCAACATCGCCGTCGACCGCATCACATGGGCAAAGGCGGTCGAATACAAACGGAAATGGGACAAATACGAAAAAAATGGCGGTGCCATCCCCGATCGCAACATCGCAATGGACACATTGCGCGGCGTTCTGGCGGGCGAAATCCTCGTCCATAACCACTGCTACCGCGCCGACGAAATGGCCAATGTGATCGATATGTCGAAGGAATTTGGCTATCATGTCACGGCATTTCATCACGCCGTCGAAGCCTATAAAATCCCTGACTTGCTAAAGGTCAACGGCGTCTGCGCTGCGGTCTGGGCCGACTGGTACGGCTTTAAGATGGAAAGCTATGACGGCATCGCCGAAAATCTCGCGCTGCTGCAAAAGGCCGGGGTTTGCGCGATGATCCATTCCGACGATGAAAACGGCATCCAGCGGCTCAATCAGGAAGTTGCAAAAGCACTGGCGGCGGGTCGTCGTGCGGGGATCGAGATTTCGGACGCCGTTGCTTGGGAATGGCTTTCCTTCAACCCGGCAAAGTCGCTCGGCATCGCCGATCGCACGGGTAGCCTGAAACCGGGCAAGATGGCCGATGTCGTGTTGTGGAACGGCAATCCGTTGAGTGTCTATACACGCCCTGAAAAGGTCTGGATTGATGGCGCGCTGCTCTATGATGCCACAAATCCGAAACTTCGACCGGTGTCGGATTTCGAACTTGGCTTGCCCGGATCGGGAGATGTGAAGTGA
- a CDS encoding amidohydrolase family protein — protein sequence MKPVQLALPVALLLTALIAAPVEAQTVAIVGGTVAIGDGSQPITDGTVVFRDGRIVAAGTGVAVPAGATVVDAHGKWVAAGMVAGFTNLGLVDAEGIEESNDVNAKSSVFAAAIDIAPAINPNAVAIANERAGGITRALVSPATAGSIFAGQGAVIDLGHDADPITRARAFQFVELGEGGGRDAGGSRPAAYAMLHDALAEAEDFRRSPSTFGGREKASLLKRGDAKALLAVLDGTVPLLVHVERASDIRSVIALIRTYPKLKLVLVGASEGWMVAKDIAAAHVPVIAAALADLPAQFESLAATESNVGRLTQAGVPVAISTVGANTAPGEHVLKQYAGNLVAITKVPGSTGLNWGQAFATISSLPARALGMDGEIGSLRPGRRADVVLWDGDPLELSSAPVAIYIDGQPQPMRSRQTELRDRYSKPTEGSLPKAYDR from the coding sequence GTGAAGCCTGTCCAGCTTGCCCTCCCAGTCGCCCTGCTCCTGACCGCCCTCATTGCCGCTCCGGTGGAGGCCCAAACCGTCGCAATCGTCGGCGGCACCGTCGCAATCGGTGACGGCTCACAACCTATCACCGACGGCACCGTCGTTTTCCGCGACGGCAGGATCGTCGCCGCAGGAACCGGGGTCGCCGTCCCCGCCGGGGCGACCGTCGTCGATGCACACGGCAAATGGGTTGCGGCAGGCATGGTCGCTGGCTTCACTAATCTGGGGCTGGTCGATGCGGAAGGGATCGAGGAAAGCAATGACGTCAACGCCAAATCATCGGTGTTCGCCGCCGCCATCGACATCGCTCCGGCGATCAACCCCAATGCCGTGGCGATCGCAAACGAACGCGCGGGTGGCATTACCCGCGCACTGGTTTCTCCCGCGACCGCCGGTTCGATCTTTGCCGGACAGGGCGCGGTGATCGACCTCGGTCATGATGCCGATCCGATAACACGGGCGCGCGCGTTCCAGTTCGTCGAGCTTGGCGAAGGTGGTGGCCGGGACGCAGGCGGCAGTCGCCCAGCCGCCTATGCCATGTTGCACGATGCGCTTGCAGAAGCCGAAGATTTCCGCCGTAGCCCCTCCACATTTGGCGGCCGCGAAAAGGCATCGTTGCTGAAACGCGGCGATGCAAAGGCGCTGCTAGCGGTCCTTGACGGGACCGTCCCCCTGCTCGTCCATGTCGAGCGTGCGAGCGATATCCGTTCGGTGATCGCCCTTATACGCACCTATCCAAAACTGAAACTGGTGCTGGTTGGCGCCAGCGAAGGCTGGATGGTCGCAAAGGATATCGCGGCGGCGCACGTGCCCGTTATCGCAGCCGCGCTGGCCGACCTTCCGGCACAATTTGAATCGCTGGCCGCGACCGAATCCAATGTTGGCCGCTTGACTCAGGCGGGCGTGCCAGTCGCGATCTCGACCGTCGGGGCGAATACCGCGCCCGGCGAACACGTCCTGAAACAATATGCAGGAAACCTTGTCGCGATAACAAAGGTGCCGGGTTCGACGGGGCTGAACTGGGGACAGGCATTTGCGACGATCTCGTCCCTGCCCGCGCGAGCTTTGGGCATGGATGGAGAGATTGGCTCGCTCCGTCCGGGGCGTCGTGCCGATGTTGTGTTGTGGGACGGCGATCCACTGGAACTGTCCTCGGCTCCGGTCGCAATCTACATCGACGGCCAGCCGCAGCCTATGCGGTCACGTCAGACCGAATTGCGCGACCGTTACAGCAAGCCGACCGAAGGAAGCCTGCCCAAAGCCTATGATCGCTGA
- a CDS encoding putative glycoside hydrolase produces MLTRTINAAKSGEWNVLAVPLKCFAARGADMKTLSVPLVLSISDVPLDYVSVPMDKCRD; encoded by the coding sequence GTGCTTACCCGGACGATCAATGCTGCAAAGTCCGGCGAATGGAATGTTCTCGCCGTACCGCTAAAATGCTTTGCGGCGCGTGGTGCCGATATGAAAACATTGTCCGTGCCCCTCGTTCTGTCGATTTCCGACGTCCCCCTCGACTACGTGTCAGTTCCGATGGACAAGTGCCGCGATTAA
- a CDS encoding glycerophosphodiester phosphodiesterase, with protein MNALSRRDTIKAAAGIAGAALITGSFSARATFAAPVRAKPLVFGHRGCSALRPEHTLGSYAKAIQDGADYIEPDLVITKDGVLVARHENNIAETTDVARHPVFSGRRTTKTIDGQQQTGWFVEDFTLDELKTLRAIERLGSLRPESKSYDGQFQVLTFEEIIDFTAAESAARGRTVGLVPELKHSTFFAGIGMPLEDRFLGILGAHEYTRRAPVEIQSFEIANLRYLRRKLGRPANVRLMQLVGDDKQVAADVVAVGGKLTFGDMTTPAGLKEIATYADVVAPQIRGVIPLTPEGRLGTPRSIVTDAHKAGLLVRVWTFRPENYFLAADFKNEGGDGVRNPMGSIAEIKRYLATGIDGFFTDDPALGRAAVDS; from the coding sequence ATGAACGCCCTCAGCCGTCGGGATACGATCAAGGCAGCGGCCGGTATTGCCGGTGCGGCCTTGATCACCGGATCATTCAGCGCACGGGCGACGTTTGCGGCGCCCGTGCGCGCCAAGCCGCTTGTTTTTGGGCACCGGGGCTGCTCGGCTCTCCGGCCAGAACACACGCTCGGTTCTTATGCCAAGGCCATTCAGGATGGTGCGGATTATATCGAACCCGATCTGGTCATCACCAAGGACGGTGTACTGGTCGCGCGGCACGAGAATAATATCGCGGAAACCACCGATGTCGCGAGACATCCGGTGTTTTCCGGACGGCGCACGACCAAGACGATCGATGGTCAGCAACAGACTGGCTGGTTCGTCGAAGACTTCACGCTGGATGAACTAAAAACCCTGCGCGCGATCGAGCGTCTCGGCAGTTTGCGACCGGAAAGCAAAAGCTATGACGGTCAGTTTCAGGTGCTGACGTTCGAAGAAATCATCGACTTTACCGCCGCCGAATCTGCGGCGCGGGGCCGGACGGTGGGGTTGGTACCCGAATTGAAACATTCGACATTCTTTGCCGGGATCGGAATGCCACTGGAGGATCGCTTCCTCGGTATATTGGGCGCGCATGAATATACCCGCCGTGCGCCTGTGGAAATTCAGTCGTTCGAGATTGCCAATCTGCGATACCTCCGGCGAAAACTTGGGCGCCCAGCAAATGTTCGGCTGATGCAATTGGTCGGTGACGACAAACAGGTTGCTGCCGATGTCGTCGCAGTGGGTGGAAAACTGACCTTTGGCGATATGACGACCCCCGCTGGTTTGAAGGAGATTGCGACCTATGCCGATGTCGTCGCACCCCAAATTCGAGGCGTAATCCCTTTAACTCCTGAAGGGCGACTCGGAACACCAAGGTCGATCGTGACGGATGCTCATAAGGCGGGACTTTTGGTTCGCGTCTGGACATTTCGCCCGGAAAACTACTTTCTCGCCGCTGACTTCAAGAATGAAGGCGGCGATGGTGTACGCAATCCAATGGGGTCGATTGCAGAGATCAAACGCTATCTGGCGACAGGCATAGACGGCTTTTTTACCGATGATCCTGCTCTCGGCCGTGCTGCTGTCGACAGCTAA